A stretch of the Notamacropus eugenii isolate mMacEug1 chromosome 2, mMacEug1.pri_v2, whole genome shotgun sequence genome encodes the following:
- the LOC140530235 gene encoding cytochrome P450 2J2-like isoform X2 has product MSNGQEWKQQRRFALMTLRNFGLGKKTVEDRIREEARYLIEAIMEEKGQPFDPHFQINNAVSNIICSITFGHRFDYHDSEFRELLKSLDNVTVLEAGWECQLFNLFPWIMKFLPGAHQKFFNEWKKLKSFVKHVIKQHKEDLNPEETRDFIDAYLKELSKDDIHPSFNEENLVFCTLDLFLAGTETTSTTLRWALLYMALYPEIQGKIQAEIDRVVGQSRQPTMADKENMPYTNAAVHEVQRMGNILPFNVPRVSTVDTTVAGYHVPKGTILTTNMTALHRDPKEWATPETFNPEHFLENGQFKKKDSFLPFSVGKRVCLGEQLARAELFLFFTSLLQKFTFQAPPNTQLSLDVRYGLTFSPVSYQICALPRVM; this is encoded by the exons ATGTCTAATGGCCAAGAATGGAAGCAGCAAAGAAGATTTGCCTTAATGACACTAAGAAACTTTGGTTTGGGAAAGAAGACTGTGGAAGACCGGATTCGGGAGGAGGCCAGGTACCTCATTGAGGCTATCATGGAAGAAAAAG GACAGCCCTTTGACCCACATTTTCAGATCAACAATGCTGTTTCTAACATCATCTGCTCCATAACTTTTGGACATCGCTTTGACTACCATGATTCTGAGTTTCGAGAGCTGTTGAAGAGTTTGGACAATGTCACAGTGCTTGAAGCCGGATGGGAGTGTCAG CTCTTCAACCTATTTCCTTGGATAATGAAATTCCTGCCAGGAGCTCACCAGAAATTCtttaatgaatggaagaaactaaagtcttttgtaaaacatGTGATCAAACAACATAAGGAAGATCTAAACCCAGAGGAGACCCGGGACTTCATTGATGCTTACTTGAAGGAGCTGTCCAAG GATGACATCCATCCTAGTTTTAATGAAGAAAACTTGGTCTTCTGCACCCTGGACCTCTTCTTGGCTGGAACTGAGACAACTTCAACCACTCTGAGGTGGGCACTGCTGTATATGGCCCTTTATCCAGAGATCCAAG GCAAAATACAAGCTGAGATTGACAGAGTGGTTGGCCAAAGCAGGCAACCCACCATGGCTGATAAGGAGAATATGCCCTACACCAATGCAGCTGTTCATGAAGTTCAGAGAATGGGTAATATTCTTCCTTTCAATGTGCCCAGGGTGTCCACAGTTGATACCACAGTGGCTGGATACCATGTGCCAAAG GGGACCATACTGACAACCAACATGACTGCCTTGCACAGGGACCCCAAGGAATGGGCCACCCCAGAAACTTTCAACCCAGAACATTTTCTGGAGAACGGACAATTTAAGAAGAAAGActcctttctacctttttcagtAG GAAAGAGGGTCTGCCTGGGAGAACAGTTGGCTCGGGCTgagctcttccttttcttcaccaGCCTGCTCCAGAAATTCACATTCCAGGCTCCCCCAAACACCCAACTGAGCCTGGATGTCCGATATGGCCTAACCTTCTCCCCTGTCTCCTACCAAATCTGCGCCCTTCCTCGAGTGATGTAG